Below is a window of Cataglyphis hispanica isolate Lineage 1 chromosome 2, ULB_Chis1_1.0, whole genome shotgun sequence DNA.
ataataataataacagagatgacagatttttctttaaatttataatgatatatttctgtattgaTACGATACGATATGATGTTTGCGATTTTTCTCTAGTTGAAGTTATGTTATaatcaaaatgcaaaatcgcatacgataatatatttcgataagaaaaatacaagCAGGAtctatcttaaataaatagcaTTTTCAGACTTTATTTTAGCatggtattttattatttaaatgttctaTCTTgaattgagaaatttatatattcaaggcGGCAACATCGAAGTAAAGGCCACCCAAAACTACGCATCTTACGCCTTCATCAGCAAGGACTACGCTAAATTCCGCAAGGAGAACAACTTTTTCgtacgttttttttattttcttacgctttatactaaatatgagtaaatataaatactataatttagataatttagtttatactaaatataaagtaaatataaatatcaatataagtaaatataaatactataatttagataatttaaacaaaccGAGATAGGCGAAGGAACCAGCACAGTAATTTAGGAGCAATTTTCTAGTTTACCGATACCGAGGACTTACATGAGGCGTATGTCAACACAATAAACAAGCTCCCGAGAGTTTAACCTTTAATTGTACACATTGGCCTAGACATATTACAGACGGTATATTGATCTCGCTCACTCTTTAAATCGCTTATATCAGagtcacatatttatttactgcTCACGTGTTACGTATAAGTACGcttgtttgattaatttaagctTAGCAATGtggtcttattattatttgtgttcacttttattaatcattaatttaaaatttacaactaCTACAATGCGACATTCCATGATGTATGGGATCAATCAATCACTTCgtaagttttaaatttgaagtGTCTCTTTAGAGTtatgtcttttttataaaaatgtatatatatatattccattgtGTTATCTTCTTCACTGTTCAGATATGCATGCTCATTCATGGCATACAGTGAATAATCGTCACGATTGACTGATGGATTGTATCCACATTTCCACTGCCCTCGAACAATGGAGAGACATACCCTATGGATGACGCTCACACcgcttaatttataatttgaatttctttaatttttatccttttttttgaTTAACCCATTTTAACAAAACCGACATGCCCTGCGTTTAACGTTCACATATTGAAAACGTTTACGTGCGTCTTTGTCGAAattcgttaatttattattattatgtatttgcgCTGAGGATGGTCCAAAGAAAGGACCGAAACGTTCGCGAATGTTATagagtttcaataaaattgcacCTAAATTATTGTGCTGGTTCCTTCACCTATCTCGGTTTGTTTTGACCAATTTGGAACTTTTATATAAgcttatttttagataatttagtttatactaaatataaagtaaactgTCTAAGTTattgtctttctctttatctcgaACTATAAAACTAATTAGTTCTAACTAACTATTCTAAATAAGTTTATATGCTATTCTCCAAATCCCAAAGTTACCAAATAGTAGGAACAAACTCGCGGGGGATCGAAGTTAAGGGGCGGTGATTTATGTAGTCGGCGGAATTTAATCAATGAAATCTACCCGAAACATTGGTTATAAACGCGTTAGACATTCGACTTAGTTTAGGAATTTGGGGATGAGGCATACCTTATTGGATCACGTAACGCGATACGAGTTGCCGATCGGGAGACGATGTATCTATTATGGACgtgttgcattattattaatggtaGCGTCGTTAGTACAGAATGCCATTTATGTAGGGGAATTTGAATCTCGCGAGATACACGGGAATCTACTCAGACAATGGAAACGACTGCGGCGAATCCCGACGTTCGTCGCAATTCTTGAATGTGTGGGTACATCAATCGCGCGTTAATCTCAAAGAACATAACGAGATctcacaataataaattttttacgaattgtatatctcataaaaaaaattttatacatatatttaatttattaaattttacaattttagtttctttaaCTAccttgaaaaagttttttttatttctgtatatatttctttttatttgttttcacTCTCGATGCTgttatgcatttattaaaattctgcattatgtaacatttattgCACGCTTGTGGCATAATTTCTgctttttaacaattaaacaatttatgatGTTTATATTGTGTCATCGATTTCTgtaatatttctgtaataataaaataaattatctgataccaaaaatttgaatttcacTTGCAATTGTGTTTTGATATTTAACGCGATCTAAGCAGGATCGTTAAATTGATTCAATCGATTGAGTTATAATcgagagaaagattttaagccagcaaaaaactttattaaaaaatctttctctttctctccctctctttctctttctctgtctcgctttttctataaaataattttgatcaaattatggaatttgttattaatcgtTTAGCCTGCGATTGACCAATCCACGAATTTGCCCGTCGAAGGACGAAGTCACCGAGTGGTCGATGAACGGATTAGCACTAGTGCGATCGATCTCGAGGAGGACTCGTTTGTCACCACTTATTCTACTGTTTGGCCCTCAACCATGGAGACCGACATCATGGACAATGAAATCTTGATAGGGACGATGGAATACAAATCGACCTTGGAAGTAACGACCACGGCGACTTCGACAAAGGAGGTTTCAATCTcatcatatatacaaattcaaataacaaaaatttttaatttttaatattttaatatactgttttttttttcgataaattcgaaacgataaatcaatttatgcgtttatgattattttgtcCTCTTTCGACAGTTATCAAGTAATACTGAATCAACAACAATATTCGAGTCGACGTTGGCATCCATTAAAGACGCTGATTCCATCATTGATTCCTGCACGACGTGTTCTACGAACACCTTTACGGATTCCACGATCGCGTCGACGGAGGATCCATCCAGCACGGATGGCTCGACGGTCTCATCACCGGAATGGGCGACGGAATTAATGCTCGATAATGGAAACGATAAAAACGAGAGTACCGATgggaatgaaaataaaaacgcgAGAGAAAACGAGGACCGGAATAAAGACAATACTATGAAGGCGGGAACGAAGGTGGGAGAGAAGACGgatataattgagaaaaacAAAGCTACGACGCATCCTTCCGCGATTTTCACGGATGTAAGGAACGCGCTTATCCCAGACAAGAAATTATCCGAGAACTCTATGTTTACTAAGGTAATGATAAGAGAGGAGTAATAatgattagaatttttataaaaaaataatggataccaataagatatttttcttaaagtcaagtaaaaaataatcagagatttttataatcaattatatatcaatttattttgtgaatgTAAATTTATCCTAAATATTTACGTGATTTTTAGATTGATTGTTGTAAATTATATCTgaacttttgaaaattatcacgagaaattgaaatatttttacgaaagttcttttatattaaaaacttttatataaaaaaacatctagAATTATGagggaagaaaataaataagaagaataaatatatttcaaatttcttcgagattaaaaaatttacgatgtGAGTCGCAAATATGTAATGTtactttgtttaaatttatatgtgcatataatatttatcaatttatcgcgcggatatatatttcactaaaAACTTACCGTTGCGAAGAGAGGGCAAGTAAATTTGTTACGATTAAGCACCTATGGCGTAGAGAACGGAGGCCGTTGATAAGAGACCCGTCAACAGTCCATCGTCAACGATACTCATGCCAGACGACATCCTCGTGATGAACGTGACAGTCAAGACGAATGTCTCGGTGAGTCATATACAAGGTGTCACGATAAATCCAATTAGATCCATCCCGCCGGACGTTGAGGCCATTCTGAACATCACTCATCGAGAAAAGGGCGAGGATTATGATTACGACTACGGTGAACAGACTTTACCGCCGTCATTGCCGAATGTCAGGTGACTGTTATCACATCTCGATCCATCATTCACTCTCTATTCCATGATTTGACATCGGGACTTTCGCGAATATGGGCGAGCGGTGCGAAagaagaatgttttttttttacgagttttataattgtagtatatttttaaaatactggGAATATTGACAGATTGATGTAATCGAtagaatgttttatttctttctattagTTGGCGTGATGCGCAATCAATTTTTCACGCTTATAATGGAACTGctttttttgtgaatttttctGGCCAGAGAATATtgccatttaattaaattgaaatcgttTATCAAAAACAACTAATTGATGCCGATTTATAGCGGTTACCGCTTCAACAGCAGAAAATGTCAATTCGGTGTTGGCATCTCTaacagtttttaaaatttatttatgtcacatttttaaaattacgaaaaataaCTGATAgatctttaaagaaaattggatacttttttgctataaatctattattttcctCTTAATTTCTTCTCGTGACAATAattccaaaatataattaaaattatttcagagaTTGTATCTATTACATTAGCAGAAAATTAAGTATCGCTATTGTAGGATAATACCCTTCGTGGCAGCAGACGCATTAGTGAAAAGCAAGGACGTACCTTCGCCTGAGACTGGATATTCGCCTGGTTCAATAGTGGTGTCCCCTGAACTACGACCGACCGACACTTCCGGTTTTTACGACATCGCAACCCAGGAGAACCGATTTAGTCCACCGGTAGAGACCGAAggtattttatgattttcatgAAATCTCAAATAAATGAGAAGAACGCCAAAATATATGAGTGAGAGATTGTAAAAGAGAGAACtagatatatgaatattagaaaataaattttaatgtacattgctttcatatatttatttttttgcttttctaggagatttaattatttttaattaaacttatctatgttttataattttctatgttGTATTCGGAAAAAAGTAGGATTGCTTTGCTGTTTTAATCACATTGTATAAACTTTTCAAAGAGTAATAAAACTTCATTTATGTAGGTGGTTTTGTGCCTAGAGAGCCGCCGTATTTCGATGTTCCCTACCGCTCTACAGATTTAAATCTTGAGATTGGTACTGGAGTTACTGTGGTTCCAGCACAAATTACGAAGCCATATCGAAAAAATcatggtatatatattttttaataatctaaatttttatagcaacAGTGTTTTATATCgctaattgatatattttgtttaatcagACTTGTCCAATGAATGTCATTTCGAAAATATGGAATACCGTCACGGTGAGATTTTGCCACGGACTGCTCTCTGCATAATTTGCATGTGTTATTACGGGGAAATCGTATGTTCCTCAGAGAAATGTCCCTCACTGAAAATTAGTTGTCATAGGATCAAGTCCGAGAAGACGTGTTGCGGAAAAATCATTTgtggtatatattttattattctttctattgttataaaataattttttttttatataaattctcataaaagttaattattatgcgCATGTGAACTAGatataagttattaatttatattctcttataaattttttttatattctcttaaattttttctattctcttataattacataaataataattttctttaacgaAACGTTAATGACAATCGCACTTTTTGctcaaatatattacacaagaattaaaatgtgtatcaagttctcataatttataaatcttgtttaaaaataaaattgaaaatttgcattatatacttgtattaatcacgagaataatttttattctcaagaatataaatttgaaatatatatcttctcgtatttttatgatatatttaattcgctATCACAGGTGACGATGAATCACCAACGGTGGTGCTCGATCGTGCCGACGCCACGGCGCCTTCTCAACGACAGTCCACAATGTCTCCGGATCCTTTTCGCGACGTCATCAAGACCGAGCCAGCCCCCGACTTACCTTCCCTGATCGAAGACATGATTCCCTACCTGGTTGAACGCGGCATCACAACGCCCAGGCCGACGTCTATGACGGCGTCGGTTCAGAACTTGGCGGATCGATTGCAACGACCGCCGAACTTTGACTTTACGGAGCAAGTGTCGCTTATACGGCCGCCCTTCGATTACAGGGAGAAAACGTTCGATTCCTCTTTCTTGTCGAAAACGAAGTACGGAGCGAATCGTGAAGTACCTTCGAAAGATATCGTCTCGTTAACGTACGATTTCAAGAATCAGATCATGAATCGTAAGCCCGTCGAAAATCCCGTAGCAGGAGTCTTCAGCTACGATAGAACGCACTTGACCAAGTTAAATCGCACGAACGATTCGAAGAACGATTTTCGTCGGAGTAACATCACGGAGCAGAAACTCGTGAAACAAAACGCAACCAAGATCAACGATAGAAACTTCACCAGCAAAGTGGACCATCATACCACGAAGTACGACAATCATACCGAATCGGGTAATACGCTGAACGAAGACGAGAGGACCACCGAGGACGCTATCTTTTCATTGGACAGTATTCTTGAACTGCTATTCTCCTCAAATAGCAGTTCTAGCAACAAGCTGCTCGAAACCACGAAGACGCCACATGTTTCTTCCGTGGGTGGTGAACGAGAGGATCAGGAGACTCTTGTTGCTTCATCGACGAGTGCGGAGAAGTTAACCGAGGAGACGGAAACCGTCGAGACGTCCTCGAAAGTCCTCGACAACGAGATACCAATGTCCGTGGGCAGTTTGCTGAAGCTTGCGGGCTGCAATATATACGGCCGAATGTATCGCGTCGGTAGAATCATCACGGAGCTCTCGAGTCCTTGCATGGAGTGCAGGTGCACGGAAATTGGTGTCCAGTGCAAACAGTTAAAATGTTGATCGGACACCGATTCCCTCCGTGTATCGAGTACCGATTTAACGTCATCATAAGAAAACGTCTCGTCAATACTCGAGAATGAAATAAGACTGTTTTGTCGAAAAGATTGAAAGCGCATATATGTTGCGCGGGATATATCCGAGAAAGGATAAAgctattttatgatttagtacaatataattattttaaattttgtttttttttttttttttattgaattctaTAAAGTTTATGAcaataatggaaaatttacaatatgttTTTGGGATCAAAATACtatttgagatattataattgcgtGCGTgggtgtttaaaaaaataaaaaatctttatagaaaattatattaagatttggaaagagagaaacgatattcaaatataaattatataatagacatttacaaaaaaaatttgtcagttaaaaaatattaaagtctaaaaaatttataacgataAATCTTGTTGCCAGATAAAATCAATGGCCTTATCAGAAAC
It encodes the following:
- the LOC126859012 gene encoding uncharacterized protein LOC126859012; its protein translation is MISACPDPSQYRRIQSSIGAGTKKMTLARVVRISVVLVLPPLLLLVVDESRAQSYPREIKPGCRYQGRRYQEGTAVDTPEPCLRCRCIEGALRCRLRVCPRLPNPPPTGCHVRSPAEDACCTELVCGEQHDVENMLRRANIPTNIEAEKHTQPHEGCLHEGVRYGSGSAMMGSQRCEYCYCISGSRRCVRPKCLLPLPGCIPLYVPHSCCPVAYNCTHHHPSTMEPPSGNGCRVGDRAYAEGEMVRDIEWKAACDNCFCAMGAIRCVPLACAPPLQGCSPIVREGQCCPSTYNCSGNIEVKATQNYASYAFISKDYAKFRKENNFFPAIDQSTNLPVEGRSHRVVDERISTSAIDLEEDSFVTTYSTVWPSTMETDIMDNEILIGTMEYKSTLEVTTTATSTKELSSNTESTTIFESTLASIKDADSIIDSCTTCSTNTFTDSTIASTEDPSSTDGSTVSSPEWATELMLDNGNDKNESTDGNENKNARENEDRNKDNTMKAGTKVGEKTDIIEKNKATTHPSAIFTDVRNALIPDKKLSENSMFTKRTEAVDKRPVNSPSSTILMPDDILVMNVTVKTNVSVSHIQGVTINPIRSIPPDVEAILNITHREKGEDYDYDYGEQTLPPSLPNVRIIPFVAADALVKSKDVPSPETGYSPGSIVVSPELRPTDTSGFYDIATQENRFSPPVETEGGFVPREPPYFDVPYRSTDLNLEIGTGVTVVPAQITKPYRKNHDLSNECHFENMEYRHGEILPRTALCIICMCYYGEIVCSSEKCPSLKISCHRIKSEKTCCGKIICGDDESPTVVLDRADATAPSQRQSTMSPDPFRDVIKTEPAPDLPSLIEDMIPYLVERGITTPRPTSMTASVQNLADRLQRPPNFDFTEQVSLIRPPFDYREKTFDSSFLSKTKYGANREVPSKDIVSLTYDFKNQIMNRKPVENPVAGVFSYDRTHLTKLNRTNDSKNDFRRSNITEQKLVKQNATKINDRNFTSKVDHHTTKYDNHTESGNTLNEDERTTEDAIFSLDSILELLFSSNSSSSNKLLETTKTPHVSSVGGEREDQETLVASSTSAEKLTEETETVETSSKVLDNEIPMSVGSLLKLAGCNIYGRMYRVGRIITELSSPCMECRCTEIGVQCKQLKC